The following coding sequences lie in one Polynucleobacter necessarius genomic window:
- a CDS encoding fatty acid desaturase, whose amino-acid sequence MSTHLNSALSEPSLTNPLPPEAPLPHRKIIRSWLIPMAQGETGRAIMLLVIDSLLWLGCIAGTIFVENIQLKVIFGLIAGFVTGRIFILGHDACHQSFTPNRELNKVLGRIAFLPSLTPYSLWDVGHNVVHHGQTNLKGFDFVWAPLSKTEYDALPPWRKALERLYRSGWGPVFYYLIEIWWRREYFPNAKNKPGDRPIFLKDNLLVTAFAIVWIGCLIAGAVATGQSIWIGLLTGFAVPFLFWNGMIGFVVYVHHTHPKVSWYNKKSEWLRAQPFVSTTVHLTFNWIWGKLMHHIMEHTAHHVDMSVPLYRLPEAQQTLETILPERIFVQKFSWAWYFDTARKCKLYDFENKAWLDFDGNKTAESVRVVLSPAPVGQNG is encoded by the coding sequence GTGTCTACACATCTAAATTCCGCCCTTTCAGAGCCGTCCTTAACCAATCCTTTGCCACCAGAGGCGCCATTACCGCATCGAAAAATCATTCGAAGTTGGCTGATCCCAATGGCGCAAGGCGAAACTGGACGCGCGATCATGTTGCTAGTAATTGACTCACTTTTGTGGCTAGGCTGTATTGCAGGAACGATATTTGTAGAAAACATTCAGCTTAAAGTGATTTTTGGTCTCATCGCTGGTTTTGTCACTGGTCGCATCTTTATTCTGGGTCATGACGCTTGCCATCAAAGCTTCACGCCCAATCGTGAGCTAAATAAAGTATTAGGGCGGATTGCTTTCTTGCCATCTCTTACGCCTTATAGCCTATGGGATGTTGGTCATAACGTTGTCCATCATGGTCAAACCAATTTGAAGGGCTTTGACTTTGTATGGGCGCCTTTATCTAAAACAGAATATGACGCACTTCCCCCATGGCGTAAGGCGCTGGAACGTCTTTATCGTAGTGGTTGGGGTCCTGTTTTTTACTACTTAATTGAAATTTGGTGGAGACGTGAGTATTTCCCTAACGCCAAAAATAAACCCGGCGATCGTCCAATTTTCTTAAAAGACAATTTGCTTGTTACCGCATTCGCCATTGTTTGGATCGGCTGCTTAATTGCTGGAGCCGTTGCGACTGGTCAATCTATTTGGATTGGCTTACTAACAGGTTTTGCTGTACCTTTCTTGTTCTGGAACGGCATGATTGGATTTGTGGTCTACGTTCATCACACCCATCCAAAGGTGTCTTGGTACAATAAGAAATCTGAGTGGTTACGCGCCCAACCATTTGTTTCAACAACGGTTCACCTGACTTTTAATTGGATTTGGGGCAAATTGATGCACCACATCATGGAGCACACTGCGCACCATGTGGATATGAGTGTGCCCCTGTATCGCCTGCCAGAAGCCCAGCAGACCCTTGAAACCATCCTTCCAGAGCGTATTTTTGTACAAAAGTTCTCATGGGCTTGGTATTTTGATACTGCCCGCAAGTGCAAGTTATACGACTTTGAAAACAAGGCTTGGTTGGATTTTGACGGCAACAAGACAGCAGAATCGGTTCGAGTTGTGCTGAGCCCTGCTCCTGTGGGACAAAACGGGTAA
- a CDS encoding GNAT family N-acetyltransferase, with product MNHLLLLNEEDRRLRFGIQTPDEVIRHYVERLDFNKDVIFSVFDLDLKLIGMAHLAYLPEHKGAARAAEFGVSVLPEGRGQGLGTALLKRSAVHSRNNTH from the coding sequence TTGAACCATTTACTACTGTTAAATGAAGAAGATAGGCGCTTGCGCTTTGGAATTCAGACTCCAGACGAAGTCATCAGGCACTATGTAGAACGCCTTGATTTCAATAAAGATGTCATCTTTAGCGTGTTTGACTTAGACCTGAAGCTCATTGGCATGGCCCATTTAGCCTATCTCCCTGAGCACAAAGGTGCGGCTAGGGCAGCTGAGTTCGGTGTTTCGGTATTGCCAGAGGGCCGAGGGCAGGGCTTAGGTACCGCTCTATTGAAGCGTTCGGCTGTTCACTCACGCAATAACACGCATTGA
- a CDS encoding c-type cytochrome, translating into MRWRAITKQFFALAYFVAFAHANVDDEKTLAIAKQNACLGCHAINKKIVGPSFQAVAEKYKSDPNAQAFLKNKIAKGGSGSWGVVPMPANTKLSNADLNALTGWILRGAPSAN; encoded by the coding sequence GTGAGGTGGCGAGCGATTACAAAACAATTTTTTGCGCTCGCTTATTTCGTTGCTTTTGCACATGCAAATGTTGATGATGAAAAAACGCTTGCGATTGCAAAGCAAAATGCATGCTTAGGTTGTCACGCAATCAATAAAAAAATTGTTGGTCCTAGCTTCCAGGCTGTTGCAGAAAAATATAAAAGCGATCCGAATGCGCAGGCTTTTTTAAAAAATAAAATTGCCAAAGGTGGATCTGGTTCCTGGGGTGTTGTTCCTATGCCTGCCAATACAAAATTGAGTAACGCAGATTTGAATGCGCTTACAGGATGGATACTGCGTGGCGCTCCGAGCGCCAATTAA
- a CDS encoding BON domain-containing protein has protein sequence MKKISLLRKLFFSAIIASQLSACAVVAVGGVAAGASIMADRRTPAVQAIDKDIELEAENALVKRFGDSAHINVTSFNQKVLLTGEVKDAAIKEDAGAYVKAMKNARTVFNELVVGPNSSYTSRANDSYLESKIKTQMIFTDQLPSNSMAIVAEGTSVYLMGILTQGEADLAKKVASNTNGVKEVFVYFDIISQEKKYA, from the coding sequence ATGAAGAAAATTTCGCTTCTTAGAAAATTATTTTTTTCCGCAATCATCGCATCACAACTTTCAGCATGTGCCGTAGTTGCTGTTGGTGGTGTAGCAGCAGGCGCAAGCATCATGGCAGATCGCCGTACCCCGGCAGTACAAGCAATTGATAAGGATATTGAGTTAGAAGCCGAGAATGCCTTAGTAAAACGATTTGGTGATAGCGCACACATCAATGTAACTTCATTTAACCAAAAAGTTTTGTTGACTGGCGAAGTGAAGGATGCCGCTATTAAGGAGGATGCAGGTGCATATGTAAAAGCAATGAAGAATGCGCGCACTGTATTTAATGAATTGGTAGTTGGGCCTAATAGTAGCTACACATCACGAGCAAATGATTCATATCTCGAGTCTAAGATCAAAACGCAGATGATATTTACCGATCAACTTCCATCCAATTCTATGGCTATCGTAGCTGAAGGAACTAGCGTTTATCTGATGGGAATCTTGACCCAAGGCGAGGCAGATCTTGCAAAGAAAGTTGCTAGCAATACGAATGGCGTAAAAGAAGTTTTTGTTTACTTTGACATCATTTCTCAAGAAAAAAAATATGCTTAG
- the rsmI gene encoding 16S rRNA (cytidine(1402)-2'-O)-methyltransferase has product MEFSSFDFLKQQDLPSGALYMVATPIGNLGDITLRALHVLNAVDGIACEDTRHSAALLQQFGVHKKCIALHEHNKITGAQTIIEHLANHQRWAYISDAGTPGVSDPGSRLVNEVQNVGLRAIPIPGPSAVSSSAISVAGSVMHHSEGRFQFLGFWPNKTKEREACLQDILSSKKASIFFESPHHIKETLGLLAKNLEPERRLLVCRELTKKFEQLATPQAFGIV; this is encoded by the coding sequence ATGGAATTCAGCTCATTCGATTTTTTAAAACAGCAGGATTTGCCTTCTGGGGCTCTTTACATGGTAGCAACGCCTATAGGAAATTTGGGCGACATTACCTTGCGCGCCCTTCATGTCCTCAATGCAGTCGATGGGATTGCTTGCGAAGACACTAGGCATAGCGCTGCATTGCTCCAACAATTTGGCGTTCATAAAAAATGTATAGCACTACATGAACATAACAAAATTACAGGCGCCCAAACCATTATTGAGCATCTAGCCAATCATCAGCGTTGGGCCTACATTTCAGATGCAGGCACACCCGGGGTATCAGATCCTGGGTCAAGATTAGTCAATGAAGTTCAAAATGTAGGATTACGTGCAATACCCATTCCTGGTCCTAGCGCTGTATCCTCCAGCGCAATCTCAGTAGCTGGATCTGTCATGCATCACTCAGAAGGACGCTTCCAGTTTTTAGGTTTTTGGCCCAACAAAACTAAAGAGCGCGAGGCTTGCTTACAAGATATTCTAAGTAGCAAAAAAGCCAGTATCTTTTTTGAATCTCCACATCACATCAAAGAGACCCTTGGTTTGCTTGCAAAAAATTTAGAGCCTGAGCGTCGGCTGTTAGTTTGTCGCGAATTAACGAAAAAATTTGAGCAGCTCGCAACCCCTCAAGCTTTCGGTATTGTTTAG
- a CDS encoding phosphoheptose isomerase: MEEDINERLRKRASQHFLDSIAVKQDAEKVLPEIVAQGVIAMVDCLRDGGKVMACGNGGSAADTQHFAAELIGRFERERQELAAIALTTDTSILTAVGNDYSYDEVFSKQVRGLGKNGDILLGISTSGNSKNVVKAIEAAKKMGIKIIALTGNGGGKIAQLLDKDDIHLCAPSTRTARIQETHLVLLHALCDGVDHLLLD, translated from the coding sequence ATGGAAGAAGATATCAACGAACGTTTGCGCAAGCGTGCTTCCCAACATTTTTTAGATAGTATTGCCGTAAAGCAAGACGCTGAAAAAGTTCTCCCAGAAATAGTCGCTCAGGGTGTCATTGCCATGGTGGATTGTTTGCGGGACGGGGGTAAGGTCATGGCTTGCGGTAATGGTGGCTCTGCCGCGGATACGCAGCACTTTGCAGCTGAGCTCATTGGTCGGTTTGAAAGAGAGCGCCAAGAGTTGGCGGCGATTGCTTTGACAACGGACACTTCAATTCTGACTGCGGTTGGAAATGACTACAGCTATGATGAAGTCTTCAGTAAGCAAGTGCGCGGACTTGGCAAAAATGGCGATATTCTTTTGGGAATCTCAACTTCTGGAAATTCAAAGAATGTTGTCAAAGCGATTGAGGCTGCAAAAAAGATGGGTATCAAAATTATTGCGCTGACTGGCAACGGCGGCGGAAAAATTGCTCAATTATTGGATAAGGATGACATCCATTTGTGTGCGCCATCCACAAGAACTGCGCGCATTCAAGAAACCCATTTGGTTTTACTCCATGCCTTGTGTGACGGCGTAGATCATCTTTTACTTGATTAA